A window of the Hordeum vulgare subsp. vulgare chromosome 5H, MorexV3_pseudomolecules_assembly, whole genome shotgun sequence genome harbors these coding sequences:
- the LOC123397631 gene encoding F-box/kelch-repeat protein At1g26930-like — protein MRPPDMYDPGGSSSSSRPHGKQELQPEPEEAAEGAPRPTATPCARAKQRGYGLNMEERDVSTSKAHRSELKSLLAARGCAFSLPQLLVGGPDDVRKLHQTGGLRPLLDGAPKPCRALVCETHRRVGSEPCRECRNKMLDHGITIVEQEEDHRRLVLSYPTQGVVEGGEEQAVVSWSNTIDVIGGELFIRCLHLVSRWDYGASIASLNREFNSVVRNGDIYRLRRKNGVAEHWLYLSCNNVTEWDAYDPSTGRWIHVPKMPPAQRGVWESLAVGTELLMFGAYGRVALRYSILTNSWTGLADADADAINTARYGFGSASVGEKVYVAGGMDPSHINVLSSAEMYDSETHTWTPLPSMNRARYGCSGAFMDGKFYVIGGNRSSDEVLTCGEEYDLKLRSWRVIDNMSQGLNETVDGAPLLLAVVNNELYAADYSENNDLKQYDKLDNKWITLGKLPVQSWDKYCWDMGFRACGDRLIVIGRPNDSADEEVVELHSWTPDGQPPVWNLFATRPYCGGQILCAAMGC, from the exons ATGAGGCCGCCGGACATGTATGACCCCGGCGGCAGCTCTTCGTCGTCCCGGCCGCACGGCAAGCAGGAGCTGCAGCCGGAGCCGGAGGAGGCCGCAGAGGGCGCTCCTCGGCCGACCGCTACGCCTTGCGCACGAGCAAAGCAGAGGGGGTACGGCCTGAATATGGAGGAGCGCGACGTGTCCACGAGCAAAGCGCACCGCAGCGAGCTCAAGTCGTTGCTCGCGGCTCGGGGCTGCGCCTTCTCCCTCCCGCAGCTCCTCGTCGGCGGCCCTGACGATGTCAGGAAGCTTCACCAGACAGGCGGGCTGCGGCCCCTCCTCGACGGCGCCCCGAAGCCGTGCCGCGCCTTGGTCTGCGAAACCCACAGGAGGGTCGGCTCCGAGCCCTGCAGGGAGTGCCGCAACAAGATGCTGGATCATGGCATAACCATTGTTGAGCAAGAGGAAGACCACAGGAGGCTTGTCCTTTCTTATCCAACCCAAG GTGTAGTGGAGGGTGGAGAGGAGCAGGCTGTGGTCTCGTGGAGCAATACCATTGATGTGATAGGTGGGGAACTCTTCATCCGTTGCCTCCACCTTGTGTCCAGGTGGGACTACGGCGCCTCCATCGCCTCCCTCAACCGTGAATTCAATTCGGTGGTTCGCAACGGGGACATCTACCGCCTTCGTCGAAAGAATGGGGTGGCAGAGCACTGGCTCTACCTCTCTTGCAATAATGTTACGGAGTGGGATGCTTATGACCCGTCCACTGGGCGCTGGATCCACGTGCCCAAGATGCCACCGGCTCAAAGAGGAGTCTGGGAGTCGCTGGCTGTAGGAACCGAACTGCTGATGTTTGGGGCCTACGGAAGGGTTGCCTTGAGATATAGCATCCTTACCAATTCATGGACAGGGCTGGCTGATGCTGATGCTGATGCGATCAACACTGCGCGGTATGGGTTTGGGTCAGCAAGTGTCGGTGAGAAGGTGTACGTCGCGGGAGGCATGGATCCTTCTCATATTAATGTATTGAGCTCGGCAGAGATGTATGACTCGGAGACACATACTTGGACACCCCTTCCCAGCATGAATAGGGCCAGGTACGGATGCTCTGGCGCCTTCATGGACGGCAAGTTCTATGTGATCGGTGGTAATAGGAGTAGCGACGAGGTGCTGACTTGCGGTGAGGAGTATGACTTGAAACTGCGGTCATGGAGGGTCATCGACAACATGTCTCAGGGGCTCAACGAGACAGTCGATGGAGCTCCTCTGCTCCTTGCGGTTGTCAACAACGAGCTTTATGCTGCTGATTACAGTGAGAATAATGATTTGAAGCAGTATGATAAGCTGGACAACAAGTGGATCACTCTTGGGAAATTGCCTGTACAGTCGTGGGACAAATATTGCTGGGACATGGGTTTCCGAGCGTGTGGTGACCGGCTGATTGTTATTGGGCGTCCAAACGATTCAGCTGATGAGGAGGTGGTTGAGCTTCATTCGTGGACCCCGGATGGGCAACCGCCTGTGTGGAATTTGTTTGCCACACGGCCATACTGTGGCGGCCAGATTCTGTGCGCCGCGATGGGTTGCTGA